The segment TGGATTAAAAACGAGTTCGTCAACCCCCGGTTCGAGCAGGAGTACAACGAGTCGAACCTCAGCGATATTCCCGCCGGGTCACGAACCATCCGGCCGAACGACAACACCGTCCGAAACGGGGCGCATACGCCGGTGACGATGCAGGCCGGAGACGGCACCTATCTCAGCGTCCACGAGTCGAACCTCGACGATTACGCAACCATGTCGCTGGCCTCCCAGTCGGACAACGGCGGCAAGGAGATGGCCGTCGAACTCGCGCCGCTTCCGAGCGGAAACAAGGTCTCGGCGACCGCACCCCACGTCACGCCGTGGCGGACCGTCCAAATCGGGACGACGCCCGGCGACCTCGTGGAGTCCCAACTCGTGCCACTGCTGGCCGACGAGCGAGACGACTCGGTACTGCCGAGCGACGGAAGCGGCGGCGTCGATACGAGTTGGATTACCGCCCGGAAGTACATCGGCATCTGGTGGACGATGATAGCCGGGAGCGCGAAGTGGGAGTACAAGACCGACGCCGAGATTTCGAACAACGGCAACAACCCGGCCGAGTACATCCACGGTGCCAGAACCGAGCGGATGAAACGCTACCTCCGGTTCGCCAGCGAACACGGCATGGACAGCGTGCTGGTCGAAGGGTGGAACAAGGGCTGGGACACCTATCCCGGCGACGGGACCGGACTGGAGATGGGCGTCGGCGACTCCTACCCCGACTTCGACGTGCCCGCAGTCACCGACTACGGCGCGAACCTCTCGAACCCGGTCGAGATGACCATCCACAACGAGACGGCCGGGAACGTCGTCAACTACGAGGACGAGATTCGGAACAACGACATCTTCGGCGGGTACGAGAGCGAGGGCATTCGCTCCATCAAGAACGGCTACGTCTCGGACCCCGGCCTCGGCTTCGAGGGCGACGGTTCGACGGCCACCCACAACCAGCACTGCCAGACCGCGGTCAACCACCACCGGCTTGCGATTCGGGAGGCCGCCAAGGACCGCCAGATGCTCGAAATCCACGAGGGAATCAAGCCGACTGGAGAGATACGGACTTACCCGAACGTGGCGGCCCGAGAAGTCGTGAAAGCCCAAGAGTACGACGGGTTCAACGAACTCAGCACGAACGTCGGCCGGGACCACCACGTCCTCCTGCCGTTCACCCGGATGCTCGCCGGACCGACCAGCTATCAGCCCGGTATCTTCGACATCACGTTCAACGACAACTCCGACAGCCAGATTCAGACCACGCGAGCGAAGCAGTTGGCGATGTACCCGACCTACCTCGGGGGCCTTCAGATGGCGGCCGACCGCATCGAGGCCTACATCGACTCGTCGCTGTCGGTCGGCGAGTTCGTCCAAGCCCAAGCCGGTGACCTCGACGGGATGATTACCGCCGACAAGTGGCGCAACTGCTACGGCGGTCACTACGTGCCCGTAGACCCCAACCGCGAACCGGACGGCGCGACGGTCTCGTTCACGGTCGAGGACGTGCCGAGCGCCGGCACTTACGACCTCCACCTGCGGTACGCCTGCGACGCCGAGGAGAACGCCCAAGCCGTCAAAAACAACGGCGGTCCCGAGGCCACGCTGGTCGTCAACGGGTCGGAACGGACGATTACGCCGTCGTACACCGACTACTGGGACTCGTGGGAGATTCACACCGTCTCGGTGAACTTGGACGCCGGCGACAACACGATTGCAATCAAACTCGGGGCGAACGACGTTGGCGGGTTCAACCTCAACACGGTCGCGGTCAGCGAATCGGGTGCCGGTTCGCCGGTGTCCGCCGCCTTCGAGAACATCGACCCGAGCAGGGAGAACTACGACACGGTGCCGGAGTTCGACTTCATCGAGAACGTGCCCGCCGACTGGGACGAGACGCGCGTCCTCGATTCGGCCATCGGCGAGTACATCGTCGTGGCCCGGCGGTCGGGCGACGAGTGGTACGTCGGCGCGATGACCGACGACACGAGTCGGGACCTCAGCGTCTCCTTGGACTTCCTGTCGTCCCAGTCCGACGGGTGGGCCGTCACGGAGTACACCGACGCGCCCGGTACCGACGTGGATAACAACCCGACCGAGGTCACTATCAACGACTTCCTCGTCTCGGCCGGCGACACCCTACAGATTTCGATGGGTGCCGGCGGCGGGACTGCGATGCGACTTCGGCC is part of the Halorussus lipolyticus genome and harbors:
- a CDS encoding glycoside hydrolase family 97 catalytic domain-containing protein; this encodes MADNDSPLDDSTLNRRDFFGGVGGLLAAAAYSASVPESVAGQVTSGDSADVQTVTSPDGSIEVTLDVSSGVPNYSVAFGGTTYIDSSPIGFNFAGQETFGTGITGSGPDITVTGSETGTATETWTPEWGDFDTVSEDYGYLTLGLEETSGPGRSANLQVRVFNDGFGFRVVFDDEFGDFVVSSENTEFNFSGDYSSWWIKNEFVNPRFEQEYNESNLSDIPAGSRTIRPNDNTVRNGAHTPVTMQAGDGTYLSVHESNLDDYATMSLASQSDNGGKEMAVELAPLPSGNKVSATAPHVTPWRTVQIGTTPGDLVESQLVPLLADERDDSVLPSDGSGGVDTSWITARKYIGIWWTMIAGSAKWEYKTDAEISNNGNNPAEYIHGARTERMKRYLRFASEHGMDSVLVEGWNKGWDTYPGDGTGLEMGVGDSYPDFDVPAVTDYGANLSNPVEMTIHNETAGNVVNYEDEIRNNDIFGGYESEGIRSIKNGYVSDPGLGFEGDGSTATHNQHCQTAVNHHRLAIREAAKDRQMLEIHEGIKPTGEIRTYPNVAAREVVKAQEYDGFNELSTNVGRDHHVLLPFTRMLAGPTSYQPGIFDITFNDNSDSQIQTTRAKQLAMYPTYLGGLQMAADRIEAYIDSSLSVGEFVQAQAGDLDGMITADKWRNCYGGHYVPVDPNREPDGATVSFTVEDVPSAGTYDLHLRYACDAEENAQAVKNNGGPEATLVVNGSERTITPSYTDYWDSWEIHTVSVNLDAGDNTIAIKLGANDVGGFNLNTVAVSESGAGSPVSAAFENIDPSRENYDTVPEFDFIENVPADWDETRVLDSAIGEYIVVARRSGDEWYVGAMTDDTSRDLSVSLDFLSSQSDGWAVTEYTDAPGTDVDNNPTEVTINDFLVSAGDTLQISMGAGGGTAMRLRPADSSGTTVASLSDAAGDDSGPGSYTYPTDSSFQNGAFDLRSFEVVETDSTYDFRFEVANLYDAYDSGNFSPHYFTVWLRDPSLSGGSTAENGDLNVTAEFADPWHYRVTASGYDTSVYDASGNDLSAPTLVVNLSANTATVSVDKSVLSDVTIAESEVVPVVGSENYGAFRNVGADTTQWQFGGAKNGAEGNAPRIIDLVTPEGVSQSDALAYDGTTLAQLPFTPL